In Candidatus Aminicenantes bacterium, the DNA window CAAATCCAATTTCTTTCTTCTGGCCATCGGCATTGCCGGGCTGATTTTTGCTTATCGTTCCTACTATGCCACTTTCAAGGGTCGGCGCGTCATCGACCGGATCAAGCTGCGCGTCTGGGTGCTGGGCGAGCTCCTGGTCAAGCTGTCGGTCGCCCGGGTGACGCGCACACTCGCCACCCTGCTGACCTCGGGAGTCGAGATCATCGAGAGCATGACCATCACCGCCAAGACGTCGGGCAACGCCATCATCGAGGACGCGGTGATGAAAAGCCGGGCCCTGGTTCAGGAAGGAAAGCCCCTCTGGGAGTCGTGGGAGGAAACCAAGCAGTTCCCCTACATGGTCACGCAGATGGTCTCGGTCGGCGAGCAGACCGGATCCCTGTCCACCATGCTCGGCAAAATAGCCGATTTTTACGATGAAGAGGTCGATCAAGCCGTTTCGGCCCTGATATCGCTGATGGAACCGATCATGATCCTGTTCCTGGGCGGATTGGTCGGCAGCATCATCATCGCCATGTACCTGCCATTGTTCGACATCATCGGCAAAGTGGGTTAAACAAACGCAAGTTGATCGCCATCGAAGATCAGAAACTCAGGAAGAAACTGGTATTCCTGAATTCAATCCGCATCGCGATTTTCCTTACCCTGACCCTGGTTTCGGTCATCATCTGGGTGTTTTTCAACATCCATTTCGCCATCCTGCCGGTGATCATCACCCAGCTGGCCGCCATCGCCGTCAGCATCCTGTTCTTCCCCCTGGCCAGCCTGCTCCACTTCCGCCCGCTGCTGTACCTGCAGCTGATCTTCGACATCCTGATGATCACGCTGCTGGTGTATCTTTCGGGCGGCATCATCAGCCCGTTCTATTTTTTGTACATCCTGCCCATCATCGTCGCCTCCATTTTCCTGGCCCGGCGCGATACCGTCATTGTGGCCACTTTTTCGTTCATCTCGTTCGGGATCCTCTCGGACCTTTTGTACCTGGGCGTCGTTCCCTACTATCCGAGCATCGAGGTCGCCGAAGTGTCGCTGGGGACGTTCATCTACAACCTGCTGATGAGCTTCATCGCCTTCGCCGCCTTCAGCATCATGTCTTCCTATTACTTCGAGCGCATGCGCAAGACGGGCGACCAGCTGAAAAACATCCAGGAAAACCTGCAGGACATGATCCTGCTGAACAACTCGGTCCTGGAGAGAATGGAAAACGGCTTCATTACCGCCGACATGGAAGGAAGGATCGTTTCCTACAACGCCAAGGCCGCCCTTTTCCTGCGCCTGAAGAAGGCGGATAATATTTTTGAGCTCCTGCTGGCCAAGAACGAACTGGACAAGATCAAAAAAGCCTGGACGGAAAACGCCCCGTACTACTTTGAAAAAAAACTGCCCGAATTAGAACTGGGGATCACGGTATCCTCGCTGAAAAAAATTTCGACCTTTGAAAACCTGTTGGTCTTTCTGATCACCGATCTGAGCGCCATCAAGAAAATCGAGAAACAGCTGCAAGAGAAGGAGCACCTGGCCCTGATCGGCGGCATGGCGGCGGGCATCGCCCATGAAATCCGCAATCCACTGGCCTCGATTTCGGGGTCGGTGCAGTTCCTGCAGAAGGAGCTCTCGTTGAACAGCGAATGCCGGAGCCTGTTGGACATCATCATCAGCGAATCGGCGCGGCTGTCCGCCTTCATCGACGAGTTCCTCAACTTTTCCAAGCAGGCGCCCCTGGAGATCATCGATTTCGACCTGGCGCCGCTCCTGGACGAGGTCGTGGAAATGCTTTCCCTGAACCTGCGCGATGTGCGTTTCTTGAAAAAATACAACCGCGGCCACTGGATCACCGCCGATGTCAAGAAGATCCGCCAGCTGGTCTGGAACCTGCTGAACAACGCGGTCAAAGCCATGAACGAAAAAGGGGAGATCGAGATCAATTTGTTTCGCGAACGCGAGGCGGTCACCCTGTCCATCAAGGACTACGGCATCGGCATGGACCGCGCTGAAATGCAGAAAATATTCACGCCCTTCTATTCCAACTTCGCTTTCGGCATCGGGCTGGGCATGCCCATCGTCAAGCAGATCGTGGAAGAGCACGGATTCAAGATGGAGATAAAATCGGCAAAAAAACTCGGCACCGAGGTTGTAATATGCTTCAGCAAGCCATCCACATTCTGATCGTCGACGACGACCGCAACTTGCGCAAGATGCTCGCCTTCGTCCTGGCCAAGGAAGGCTACCAGGTGGAAGAAGCGGCGAACGGGGTCGATGCCCTGAAAAAACTGAAGGGGAGAAATTTCGACCTGGTCATCTCCGACATCCGCATGCCCGATCTCAACGGCATTGAGCTGCTCAAGAAGATCAAGACCCATGACCCGGAAATCCCGGTGATCATGATCACCGCTTACGCCACCACCAATGACGCCATCGAGGCCATGAAGCTGGGCGCCGAAGACTACATCATGAAGCCCTTCAGCTTGGAAGAGCTGAAAATC includes these proteins:
- a CDS encoding ATP-binding protein yields the protein MIAIEDQKLRKKLVFLNSIRIAIFLTLTLVSVIIWVFFNIHFAILPVIITQLAAIAVSILFFPLASLLHFRPLLYLQLIFDILMITLLVYLSGGIISPFYFLYILPIIVASIFLARRDTVIVATFSFISFGILSDLLYLGVVPYYPSIEVAEVSLGTFIYNLLMSFIAFAAFSIMSSYYFERMRKTGDQLKNIQENLQDMILLNNSVLERMENGFITADMEGRIVSYNAKAALFLRLKKADNIFELLLAKNELDKIKKAWTENAPYYFEKKLPELELGITVSSLKKISTFENLLVFLITDLSAIKKIEKQLQEKEHLALIGGMAAGIAHEIRNPLASISGSVQFLQKELSLNSECRSLLDIIISESARLSAFIDEFLNFSKQAPLEIIDFDLAPLLDEVVEMLSLNLRDVRFLKKYNRGHWITADVKKIRQLVWNLLNNAVKAMNEKGEIEINLFREREAVTLSIKDYGIGMDRAEMQKIFTPFYSNFAFGIGLGMPIVKQIVEEHGFKMEIKSAKKLGTEVVICFSKPSTF